TAAGCTGAGATAAATTATTAAATCATACCGGCCGGTTTCAGGAAAAAAAAGATCGAAAACCTGTATAATAAAGTAGATCATTGTTTAATGTAATTTTAATTATTATGAAAACACTTTTTAAAAATGTACTGCCGATTGCCGTTGTTGCACTGGCAGTATCTGGTGCCTTCGTAACCACTTCGATGCAAAGTGCATCAAAGGTTTTGGTGCCAAAAATTGGTTATCCACGAGATAATCAGGGAAATTGTATACTTAATTTGCCTCAGAATTGTAACACATCACCTAATGCTTACGTTTGTTACGTAGGCGGCGGTACAAGTGGAACACAGGCATACGGCCCGGCACAAAACTGTCAAGAGATATTGTTCCGCAACCCATGATTTTGAAATTTTTAATCCTTAAAAAAGAGAATGCCGTTCAATTGAACGGCATTCACATATTTTATTATTGGTAATTATTCCATTGCTTTTTTTATCCACGGATAATTTTTCTTATCCTTAAGATAATAATCCATCCATTGGATGACCTTCTCAGTAATATCCTTTTGGTTAACCTGTTTCGATGGCACATGATTTTCACCAGGATATAAAAGCAGTACACTTTTTTTTCCTAGTCTCCGCAGCGCGAGATAGTATTCTATGCTCTGTCGCCAGTCTACCTGAGTATCTTCTTTCCCACTCCACATTAAAAGAGGCGTCTCCAGATTCGTGATCCATTCAAGCGGAGAATTTCTATCAAAGTCAGCCGGATTTTCAAACGGAGTTTTTCCGCTTAACCTCCATTCTTCAGTTCCGTAACGCCACATATCTGGCTTTGAATTGTTCCATCCCATAGTCAGATAATGGCTTCTCAAATCCGTGATTGCTCCGCTGGCTACAGCTGTGGCAAACATTTTAGTTTGATTAACTACAAACAAAGTCTCGTAACCTCCGAAGGAATGTCCCAGCAAAGCAATTCTTTTGGAATCAATTATTCCCATATCGATAATTTTCTGAGTTCCTGCAGTTACGCAGTCTAGCGTTGATGGTCCAACATTTTCGCTTTCATGAATAATATCGGGAAGAAATACAAAATATCCTAGTGAGGCCAAGACAGAAGGATTAACTCCGGCATCATTGTAGGCTGTCGGATTTTGGTATTTATGCAATTCCTCTGACTGCTTTTCATAAATACTAACGATCATCGGATATTTTTTTTTAGGATAGTAATTTGCTGGATAGTATAACACTCCTTTTAGACTTCTTTGTTTTGAGTTTTTAAAATTTATAAGTTCGCTTCTTCCCCAATAAAACATTTTGTGATGTTCATTGCTTTGGTAAATTATTTTTTCCTCTGATGATTTTTTCGTAGAAATCAGTCTGGGAGGCAGATCAAATTTTTGTTCGGTGACAAAATATAACTTTTTATTGGCGCTATAGTTTATATCACTAATGTAAGAATTCCGGTAAATAATCGGCTGCAGTCCATCTTTCTTATTCCAGCTGTAATAACCAGTCTTCCCATCATCGCCTTCAGCCTTTAAAAGCAATCCCTTTTCCAGATCTATATTCGGTATAACAAGTCCGTTATACTTAAATTCCAGACCGTTTGTGTTTGGGATTGCAGCAATTCGGAATCTAATTTTAAGCTCCCGTCCGCGCGTCAGCCGTCGAGATTTTTTTCCATCTGGGGTTATTGCCCAGATATCAAATTCATCATAAAGAAGGATTTCCTTATCGTCCTTGTTCCATGCTGGATTTCCAAATGTGGTTAGAGGTTCAAAAACACGAAACTTTCCTTCAAAAGCTGTTCCAGTCCTCGAGGTAATATTGGTGTGGGATTTCATTTTTGAGTCATAAATCCACCAGTTTCCTGCATTGAAATAAGCAATATACCGGCCTTGAGGAGAGCAGACCACATCGTAAAATACTGCTGACTGTTTTTTTAGTATGAGTTCTTTAAAACCAGTCTTGACATCCATAATATAAAAGTCGCGTGGTCCCTCAGCCTCAAACTGGGGTTCATATTCCTGCGGATTAGATAAAATAGCATGTGAATTGTCTCCTGTCAGCATTACATGAGGCAGAATATCTGAAGAAATCGGTAATACAGATCCTGTAAAAGGCCGCCACACCATTAGCTTTGGTTGTTCATGAAATTTTCCGTAATTCTGCTCCTCAGGAAAAACCCATTTATCATTGGTATTCCAAATCTCTGCATTGGACTCTTTAACGGTTTCGGCAGCAGTTCTGATTGCCATTTTAAAAAATACCATTTGCGATTTTTCAGAAACAAGCAATGCGTTTCCAGACTTATCGCTTATCTCCATTTCTTTCGATATGGAATTTTCAAGTTTTGGATTCAGTTCAAATAAATCGCCTGATTTCAGCGAATAAAAAAGAAGACAGTTAACAGTTTCAGAAGCGCTTTTAGAATAAAATGCCACCGCTTTTGAGTTTTGGCTCCAGGAAAAATTATCAAAATAATCAGCGCCTTCAGCAATTATTTTTGAACTGCCGTCTTTATGAAGATCCAGAAGATTTACATAATTGGTTCCAGATCTAAATGTGCAGTAAATCAGAATTTCTGTGTCGGGACTCAGTGAGAATTTCTGGACTTGCGCGATTTCTCTTGTTTTTCCCATCGGAGTATAAATCAGTAATTTATTTTCTTCAGCCTGCTGCATGATCAGTTTGTCAGCTGTTTCAGAATATGTGTAGTTTGGCAGAACATTAAACCTTTCACTCTTATGATTTTTAAGATCGACAATATGTAAAGCCTGACCTGCATAATAAACGAAGTGATTATTTTTGGTGAAAAGTGCCTGCCGTCCGGACGGAAAAGAAAAAACTGCATTGGTGACTGTACTTTTAACAAACAGCGTGTCCGCTCCATTCTGATAGGTCATATTAAAGCATGCCCACTTTTCATCAGGTGATATTTTACCGCTTTCCATATGGCCCCATAGGGCATAATCAGAAAAAGAAAGATGTCTTTTTTGTAAAGCCTGCCCTCTCAAAGGGCAGACTACTAAATACAAAAAACAAATTAAAACTAAAACAGGTATTCTAAAAAATTGGTGTTGTTGCTTATAAGAATTAAACATAACTATAAAATTTAATATCCAGCATTCTGAGGCCCTAGATCGGGGTTCGTTTTGATTTCATTTTCGGGAATTGGAAACAGCAGGTCATCAGTGTTCCAGCCAGGTTTGGATAAGGACAAGACAGCATCAAGTTTTTTGAAGCGCTGGAGATCGAAGAAACGATGGCCGCATTCTGTAAAAAATTCCCATCTTCTTTCCTGAAGCACTGCATCGAGAATCTCATCCTGAGTCTCAGCCGTTGTATTGTTCAGTCCCGCGCGACTTCTAATAACATTTAGATCTTCTTTTGCACCTATCAGGTCCCCCCATCTGGCCCTCGACTCAGCTCTTATAAGGAATTGCTCTGCAATTCGGAAAATGATAGAATATTCTTTTGATGGTGAAGTGTAGCTCTGCTCCTTATATTTATAGGCATGAAACCAAGACTCGCCGTTATTTGTGACTTTCCTAATCCAGACTGATCTTCGAAGATCCTGTGCTGAAAAAGACTCCACAAGCTGAGAACTCAAGGAAGCAAAAGAAGGCGGTCCCTGATCAAATATGAATAATGTTCCCTCAGAGGTATTCTGTCCTGGCTCGGCTGGCTTAAGCTGCCAGATTGTTTCTGCAGAATTCAGCAGAAAGACGGCGTCTATGGCAGAAAGCGAATATAGTGCGCTATTATTGATAATGGATGACGCTTCATTTGAAGCCTCTTGGTAGAATCCATTCTCAAGATAAGTTCTTGACAGTAAAGCCTTGACACAGTATTTATTGGGACGCGTTCTCTCGATCGAACTGTATGTTTCCGGCAAAAGCTCAACAGCTTTTTCAAGATCTGTAATTATATAAGTGTATATTTCCTCCACGCCGAGCCTGCGGGCTTTGCTGTTAAGCCGATAGTCTGTGCCAAATATGTAAGGAATACCGCCAAAAAGCTTGACCAGATAAAAATGCGACAGTGCACGAATAAACAGTGCTTCCCCTAAAAGCTTCTTTTTGTCCTCTTCGGCAATATTCCTGCTGGCCTGAAGTCCCTCAATTACTGCATTAGCGGCGTAAATCTGATTATAGCTGGAATTCCAATACTGTAAAACATTTCCTGATGACGCCAAGAGACTATTGTTATAAAAATCAATACTTGGATTGGATGGTCCTCCATAGGCAGTTAATTCATCTGCATAGTTTCCCAACTGGTTTGATAGTCCGGTATAGGAACCATTGAGCGGACCGGCATCTCTAATTTTAGCATAAATGTCTGCCAGAGCCGCATCTGCAGTAGAGTAGCTGTCAAAAACTGCCACATTAGAGAGCTGTGATTTTGGAAGATCAACTTCTACAAATGAATCACAGGCTGTAAAAAGCACTGCTAAACTGCAGATGCTTATGAATTTAATTAGTGCTTTCATGATGATTTATTTAAAATGTTAGTTGCACAGAAGCTGAAATTATTTTTAAAGGAGGAAGAAATCCGTAGGTTATGAATTCCGGATCCCCATCTTTGTAATTTGTAAAAGTCAAAAGGTTCTGCGCCTGCAGCATTACCGTACAGCTTGACTGCTGCAGTTTTAAAGGCAGCTTATACGAAACTGCTATATTTTTCAGTCTGATAAAAGACGCGTCGGTTAAAGTAGCATTACTGTCATAGAAATAATACTGGCCCGCTGCCGCCGCACTGTTCTGCCCTGTCGTGAAAATTTGGTAAGGCGCAATATCTCCGGGATTTTTCCAGCTGTTGGTAATGCGTTGCTGCTGGTTGGCCATATTACCTGGTGCCCCCATTGGATAGATCTGGTTCTGCTGTTTTACGAACTGGAAGAGAAAGTCAAGTTTCCAATTTTTATATTCAAACTGGTTCTGAAAACCACCAAAATATTTAGGATTTAAGTCTGCCGCATACTGTCTGTCTTCTGGGTACGTGATTTTTCCATCTTTATTTAAATCCTCGTATTCGTATATGCCTGTCTGCTGATTTACTCCTTTTAATTTATACATGAGATAAATATTCAGCGGACTTCCAATTCTATATTTTTGGCTGTAAGAGGAACTCTCCAGACCAGGAAATCGCAGAAGCTCGTTTCTGGAGGCAGTTACGTTAAAACTGGTAGTCCACTTAAAGTGCTCTTTATTGTAATTAACCGTGCGAAGGGTAAACTCCAGTCCCCTATTCTCAACAGTTGCCGCTAGATTGGCCTGCAATGTTGGAAACCCAGTAGTCCCCGGCAATGGAATACCAACAAGCTGGTTAGAAGACCTGTTCTGATAATACGCTGCCGACAATGAAATACAATCTTTTAGAAATCCAAGTTCAACAGCCATTTCCAGCTTTTTATTGATTTCCCATCCAAAATCAGGATTAAAAAGTCTGGAAGGCTGAAGTCCTATGACTCCGTCGTAGGCTACACCGGAGCTTGAATAAGTATTTAGGTACTGATAGTCTCCAATCTGATCGTTACCCGTCGAGCCGTAACTTGAACGGAGCTTGCCAAAACTCAGCCACGAACTGTTTTTTAAAAAGTTCTCTTTAGAAAAAATCCACGCTGCCCCTACTGCTCCAAAAACTGCAAACCGGTTGCCCGGACCAAACCTGCTTGATCCATCGCGTCTGGCAGTCAGGTTCACTATGTATCGCTGATTCAAATTGTAATTTATACGTCCAAAAAATGCCTGGTACTTATAATCGCTTTCGTCATTCCCAAGCACAGCAACGTAATTAGCGGCAGCCAGATTATATATCAGACTGTTTGAACTGAATCCTCCTGCATAAATATATAGATTACTGCCCGACTGCTGTTGAAAAGTGGCACCTGCCAAGATATCTAAGACTCCATTTGATATGTTTTTCTTCCAATTTATCTGTGGCTCAATAATCCATGATGATCGCTCTGTATTATTTGTATAAAGTGATGAACGCATACTGCTGACATTGTAAATAGGATTGTACAAGGTGGAAGGCATCGTTCTAGTTTCTAATGTGGTAAGAGTGGAATACCCGAAACTGCTTTTCACAAAAAGATTATTTGCGAGCTCATACGACAGCAGGGTGCTTGCAAGAAAATCTTTTGTTTTCGAATTGAATAGTGAATTATTATTACTAAGCGGGTTCTGCCACGTTGCGTTCTCCCAGTTTAGAGAACCATCCGTATTGTATAATGCCGGCGCATTTGGAGGTAAAAATCTGGAAAAGCTTGAATAATCTTTTGACGGCTGATTATTATCCTGAACAGTATAATTAGCGGACAGCGTTATTTTAAACTTTTTATCCTCAGAGCGGTGGTTAATATTCAGCTGTCCTCCACCGCGAGAGTATTTAAAATCGCCTGGAAAAACAGTGCTCTGGCTGTTGTAGCTCCCATTGAATATAAACTGGGTGTTTTCGCTGCCCCCTGAAATACTGCCTTGGAAATCGTATATATGAGCTGTTCCTCCCAATAATTCCTTCTGCCAGTCGGTGTCCCGGTTTTGATCCCATGTCCCATTTATATCATAATCAGCTTCACCAAATGGAATTCCATCGTTAATGAATGCCTGTCTTCTCATATCTAGGTACTGTTTCGTATTCATTAGTTTTAGAAATCGTGTCACAGTGCCTGCTCCTGTTGAACTTGTAAAACTGAAACTAGTTTTTCCTGCTTTCCCCTTTTTTGTGGTAATGAGAACCACTCCATTTGCTCCGCGAGATCCATAGATGGAAGTCGCATCAGCGTCTTTCAATACCTCTATGCTTTCTATAGTATCTGGATTAATACTGTTTAATGGACTTGTTGAGGATTGAAAAATGGTAGAGGTTAAAGTAGAACCGATCGGTTCCGAAGAATAGGGCACTCCGTCAATAATATAAAGCGGTGAATTCGCATCTGCCCGAAGGCTGTTCTGCCCTCGGATTTTAATATCGAAACCACCGCCGGGAACTCCGGAGGACTGGGTAATGCTTACCCCAGCCATCCGCCCCTGCATGGCTGCCAAAACATTTGTGACAGGCTGGGTATCTATATCTTTCGAGGTAATCCGGGCAATGCTCCCCGTCCGGTCACTTTCCTTAACGGTATAGTAGCCAGCATTCACCCGGACTTCCTTTAATGTGGTTGTATCGAACTCCAAAACAATGTTTATTTTGGACTGTGCTGAAACAGGAATAAGTTTTGTTTTAAAACCTATAAAAGAAACTACTAGAGTATCAGTTGTACCGGCGGAAATCGCGTAGTGACCTGTATAATCAGTAATCGCAGCGGCATTGGGTCTGCCTTTAACAGCAAGTGTTACTCCAGGAAGCGGAGAACTTCCGTCCGTGATAACACCATGAACCTGATTCTGTTGAAAAAAAGAACTGAAACTCCGATTAGAATTTCGGGCTGAAGAAGATGAGAAAGAGAATATCAGTGCCATTAAAAACAGGCAATAAAGTGCTTTCCCTTCCTTGTAAAATGAAAAATAATTCATAATATTGGGATTGGTTAGTTAAATGGTATTTGATTAGCTACGGTCCTCTGCTCTAGTTTGGTCGCTGTCGTAGAGGGCCATTTTTATGCATTAAGTAAACGGCTTAAAGTAACATAAAGAAGATTTTTTTGTTTAATACACAGGCAATGAATGTTAAAAGTTCAATTTATCCAAAGGTTGCGAAACTTGGAAAAAAAATATTTCTGCTAAGAATAAAAGGAGAGTTAAAAAAAAAGCGTGGAACTCAGCCTAAACGTTTCAGAGGTACTGGTATACCTTACACACGAATAAGTGAGCCCACGCCAATGACGTGAGCATCTTACTTATCATCTCGTGTGTTAAAAATTACCAGTTTTCTGAAACGAGATTCTAAGCGAATGCTTCAATATTTTTATATGAAGAATCGCAAAAATACAATCCTAATGGATTGAAAGCAAATATAAGAAAATTATTCTATCGTTTGCTATCGCAAACGATTTTTTTCAACAAATGAACTTATTTTGTTAATATAAACTAACAAATTGGCTACAAATAAATCTACATCTTTAGAGCTTAAAGGTATGCTTTCCAAAAAGCATATATGTAACTTTATTGCCAAAAAATGGATAATTGACAAAAAAGACGAAAATGGAAAAGATATTAGTTTTACATCATATGGTAATCAATGTGATCTTGTAACTAGCACTATTTCAAAAATTGCAAGTGATGAAGGATATAATATTCCTATAAATACATTAATAAAAATTTTACGCAAAGAAGAGATGACATTGTCTCAATTCTTCATAGAATGTGAAAGGGAGTATTTCTAACTAAAAATAAATCAATAATAAGAGATGCCAATTGGCATCTTTTTTATACCCCAAATAATTATATAGTAATAAAAAACACTATTGCAATTCTTCCTATACTTTTTAATATCCCTACATTACTTGTAAGAAGCATAGCAAAAAACTAAAAACTGTGAAATAATAAGCAAAATCAAAAAAGATTTTTTAATAACTAAGCTTTTTATTACATAAATTCGTTTTATCAAAAAGAGTTTACTGATTAGTAATGTAATATAATTATTATGAATTTTGATAAATCAGAGTTTACTGTGATTACTTTAGCAATTAGTATTTTAATAATCTGTTTTGTAATTAGATATGCAATTAACAAACGTAGATTCAAACGAAGAGGTTTTGGAGGATTGCAGCAATTCAAAAATTATGAGCAGGCATGGTTACTTATATTAGTCGAAAAAACACTAATGGTTTTAACTTTGATACTAATTTTGACATCTATTATACTGATACTAATGGTTGTTCTTTTTTGATATAATCAAGTTCCATCTTTTAAAATTTTATAATTTTAGATGTCTACACTGCTGTCTTTTTTATTTATTAAAGGTCAAAAAACACGTATTTATACGTTAGGCTTTTCATCATCAAAGAATTATTTTGCACATTTTTAATGACAGAGATTATGGAAAACCGTACAATAAAACAAAAGTACTTTTGTATGTTTGATTTTGAAATTTCGACGATAGCATAAAGCCTACTAAAATAGAATTTACTCAAGCAATTTTATTTCTTAAATAATAAATTGATAATTATTTTTTTTAGCAAACTTAGGAATCTAACACAATTTTTATAGATGAATAAAGAAGAACAATTAAGAATTGATTCTTGGAACAATTCAATTCAAGCTTTTGGAAAAAGTTACATTTTCAGTAAAAGAGCTCAATTTTATAGCAATTGGAATAAATTTCTAACAATAATGGGAATCGTTGTTCCTCTCACAATTGGAGCTACTGCATCTGGATACGGATTTGATTCTAAAATTTTAAAGAATACAATTGCTATATCAATTCCTTTATCAATCATTCAACTAATAATATCAGCTTTTGCACTTGTAAATAATTGGAATGATAATTTATCATACTCATTAGAAGCTGTAAACGACTACAATAGCTTGTCAGATGGATTTAAAAAATTAGGTAAAAATCCACCGGAAAATTATAATGAATTTTTAAAATCGTTTGAAATATTAGAGACAAAAATGACTTCAAGGTCAGAAAACGATGCTAAATACAATATAAAAGAAAGAGAATTGCGTAAAGGCATGAGATATGCCCTTCGAGAATTTCAAAGAAAATGTGTCGGTTGTGACAAAATTCCAATTTCAATTACATCGACAGATTGTGAAGTATGTGGAAATTATAACAGAAGTTTAATACATAAAATTTTATTCCATGGATGAAAAAGTAAAAAGATTATTAAAAGTCTACACTGAATTAGACTATAGTCAAAGAAAAGAAGTTAGAGAGTATATTGAAAATTACGAAAAAAAAGATTTTTCAGAAAAAAGAAATATTAGTGAATCTTTAAACAAAAGTCTAGGTCCACTAATGACAAATGTTTGTGCTTACTGCGGCAAATAATAACTGCCTATTACACTTAAAATTGACTACTTCCACTTGCGGAAGAAATTGCAAATTTTAGTGAGAATTAGAAAAAGCATAAACAAAAAATACATTTTTATGTTTTTTAATTTATTAGAATATAAAAATACAAACTAAACTTATGACACAAATTACTATTAAACAAGTTGAAAACGCCTTTGTACCAGCTCGAGAAATTTCTGATCCAGAAAAATTTTCTGGTCGTGAAACTTATGTAAAAGATGCGTATCTGGCATTAATTGCAGATGGTTCGAATATTGCAATCGTTGGTAATCGTGGAATTGGAAAATCTTCTCTAGCTAGACAAATAATAAATATAAGTCAAGGTGATAATCGTTTACTTGACAAGTTAGGTATTTACTCTGATGAAAAACTTGACTACCTAAGTATTTACTATGCGTGTGGTAATTCAATTACTAACACTCAAGAATTGCTTGAACGTCTTTTAACAACAAGAGAGTGTTTTTTAGAATGGATTTATGAAATTCCCACGGCAACTAAAGAACTTGATAAACTAAATGGTAATTTAAATATTGGTATTGCTTCCGTAGGCGGTGATGTATCCTCTGAAAGAACTACAACATCAACAATTCAAAAACATTCAATCGAAACAATTTTTCATAATGTGATTTCTGATTTACTCAAAGCGAAAGTTGCGAAGAACGGTGTTTTAATTGTCATTGATGAATTTGATCAGATAAAGGACATATCTGGATTTGCTTCATTCTTAAAATCCTTAGCTACTAATACTCCAGGATTAAAGTTTTGTATTGTTGGAGTTGCTCAAGATATTCAAAATCTGATGAAGGAGCACGAAAGTTCTGACAGATTATTTGCAGGGAGTGTAATAAATCTACCAGTAATGGGCAAAACC
This is a stretch of genomic DNA from Flavobacterium endoglycinae. It encodes these proteins:
- a CDS encoding alpha/beta hydrolase family protein, with translation MTYQNGADTLFVKSTVTNAVFSFPSGRQALFTKNNHFVYYAGQALHIVDLKNHKSERFNVLPNYTYSETADKLIMQQAEENKLLIYTPMGKTREIAQVQKFSLSPDTEILIYCTFRSGTNYVNLLDLHKDGSSKIIAEGADYFDNFSWSQNSKAVAFYSKSASETVNCLLFYSLKSGDLFELNPKLENSISKEMEISDKSGNALLVSEKSQMVFFKMAIRTAAETVKESNAEIWNTNDKWVFPEEQNYGKFHEQPKLMVWRPFTGSVLPISSDILPHVMLTGDNSHAILSNPQEYEPQFEAEGPRDFYIMDVKTGFKELILKKQSAVFYDVVCSPQGRYIAYFNAGNWWIYDSKMKSHTNITSRTGTAFEGKFRVFEPLTTFGNPAWNKDDKEILLYDEFDIWAITPDGKKSRRLTRGRELKIRFRIAAIPNTNGLEFKYNGLVIPNIDLEKGLLLKAEGDDGKTGYYSWNKKDGLQPIIYRNSYISDINYSANKKLYFVTEQKFDLPPRLISTKKSSEEKIIYQSNEHHKMFYWGRSELINFKNSKQRSLKGVLYYPANYYPKKKYPMIVSIYEKQSEELHKYQNPTAYNDAGVNPSVLASLGYFVFLPDIIHESENVGPSTLDCVTAGTQKIIDMGIIDSKRIALLGHSFGGYETLFVVNQTKMFATAVASGAITDLRSHYLTMGWNNSKPDMWRYGTEEWRLSGKTPFENPADFDRNSPLEWITNLETPLLMWSGKEDTQVDWRQSIEYYLALRRLGKKSVLLLYPGENHVPSKQVNQKDITEKVIQWMDYYLKDKKNYPWIKKAME
- a CDS encoding RagB/SusD family nutrient uptake outer membrane protein, which translates into the protein MKALIKFISICSLAVLFTACDSFVEVDLPKSQLSNVAVFDSYSTADAALADIYAKIRDAGPLNGSYTGLSNQLGNYADELTAYGGPSNPSIDFYNNSLLASSGNVLQYWNSSYNQIYAANAVIEGLQASRNIAEEDKKKLLGEALFIRALSHFYLVKLFGGIPYIFGTDYRLNSKARRLGVEEIYTYIITDLEKAVELLPETYSSIERTRPNKYCVKALLSRTYLENGFYQEASNEASSIINNSALYSLSAIDAVFLLNSAETIWQLKPAEPGQNTSEGTLFIFDQGPPSFASLSSQLVESFSAQDLRRSVWIRKVTNNGESWFHAYKYKEQSYTSPSKEYSIIFRIAEQFLIRAESRARWGDLIGAKEDLNVIRSRAGLNNTTAETQDEILDAVLQERRWEFFTECGHRFFDLQRFKKLDAVLSLSKPGWNTDDLLFPIPENEIKTNPDLGPQNAGY
- a CDS encoding SusC/RagA family TonB-linked outer membrane protein is translated as MALIFSFSSSSARNSNRSFSSFFQQNQVHGVITDGSSPLPGVTLAVKGRPNAAAITDYTGHYAISAGTTDTLVVSFIGFKTKLIPVSAQSKINIVLEFDTTTLKEVRVNAGYYTVKESDRTGSIARITSKDIDTQPVTNVLAAMQGRMAGVSITQSSGVPGGGFDIKIRGQNSLRADANSPLYIIDGVPYSSEPIGSTLTSTIFQSSTSPLNSINPDTIESIEVLKDADATSIYGSRGANGVVLITTKKGKAGKTSFSFTSSTGAGTVTRFLKLMNTKQYLDMRRQAFINDGIPFGEADYDINGTWDQNRDTDWQKELLGGTAHIYDFQGSISGGSENTQFIFNGSYNSQSTVFPGDFKYSRGGGQLNINHRSEDKKFKITLSANYTVQDNNQPSKDYSSFSRFLPPNAPALYNTDGSLNWENATWQNPLSNNNSLFNSKTKDFLASTLLSYELANNLFVKSSFGYSTLTTLETRTMPSTLYNPIYNVSSMRSSLYTNNTERSSWIIEPQINWKKNISNGVLDILAGATFQQQSGSNLYIYAGGFSSNSLIYNLAAANYVAVLGNDESDYKYQAFFGRINYNLNQRYIVNLTARRDGSSRFGPGNRFAVFGAVGAAWIFSKENFLKNSSWLSFGKLRSSYGSTGNDQIGDYQYLNTYSSSGVAYDGVIGLQPSRLFNPDFGWEINKKLEMAVELGFLKDCISLSAAYYQNRSSNQLVGIPLPGTTGFPTLQANLAATVENRGLEFTLRTVNYNKEHFKWTTSFNVTASRNELLRFPGLESSSYSQKYRIGSPLNIYLMYKLKGVNQQTGIYEYEDLNKDGKITYPEDRQYAADLNPKYFGGFQNQFEYKNWKLDFLFQFVKQQNQIYPMGAPGNMANQQQRITNSWKNPGDIAPYQIFTTGQNSAAAAGQYYFYDSNATLTDASFIRLKNIAVSYKLPLKLQQSSCTVMLQAQNLLTFTNYKDGDPEFITYGFLPPLKIISASVQLTF
- a CDS encoding mobilome CxxCx(11)CxxC protein — translated: MNKEEQLRIDSWNNSIQAFGKSYIFSKRAQFYSNWNKFLTIMGIVVPLTIGATASGYGFDSKILKNTIAISIPLSIIQLIISAFALVNNWNDNLSYSLEAVNDYNSLSDGFKKLGKNPPENYNEFLKSFEILETKMTSRSENDAKYNIKERELRKGMRYALREFQRKCVGCDKIPISITSTDCEVCGNYNRSLIHKILFHG
- a CDS encoding nSTAND1 domain-containing NTPase; this translates as MTQITIKQVENAFVPAREISDPEKFSGRETYVKDAYLALIADGSNIAIVGNRGIGKSSLARQIINISQGDNRLLDKLGIYSDEKLDYLSIYYACGNSITNTQELLERLLTTRECFLEWIYEIPTATKELDKLNGNLNIGIASVGGDVSSERTTTSTIQKHSIETIFHNVISDLLKAKVAKNGVLIVIDEFDQIKDISGFASFLKSLATNTPGLKFCIVGVAQDIQNLMKEHESSDRLFAGSVINLPVMGKTELRQIIITGENSINNLITFSESAKDKIIDLSQGHPYIVHLIGKQAFRTAYFDGKYEELDENYVENILKAIAEKEADPVLEGRYKKAVASSQAREIVLKALANYNGTDNEIFTTEVYKKAIEKDVDNPSQYVGHLVTNDYGSEVIKVRDKYYRFKDSLFQTYVKARPSIY